From the Primulina tabacum isolate GXHZ01 unplaced genomic scaffold, ASM2559414v2 Contig429, whole genome shotgun sequence genome, one window contains:
- the LOC142534208 gene encoding LIM domain-containing protein WLIM2b-like → MSFTGTQQKCKACEKTVYPVELLSADGVSYHRSCFKCSHCKGTLKLSNFSSMEGVLYCKPHFEQLFKQTGNYSKSFVSPVKSAEKSTPELTRSPSKAAGMFSGTQDKCATCGKTAYPLEKVTVENQSYHKSCFKCCHGGCSLSPSNYAALDGNLYCKPHFSQLFKEKGSYNHLIKSASIKRPTAVAPDS, encoded by the exons ATGTCTTTTACAGGGACACAACAGAAATGCAAGGCCTGTGAGAAGACTGTTTATCCCGTGGAACTTTTGTCTGCTGATGGTGTTAGCTATCACAGATCTTGCTTCAAATGCTCCCATTGCAAAGGGACTCTTAAG TTGAGCAATTTCTCATCAATGGAAGGTGTGCTGTACTGCAAGCCTCATTTTGAGCAGCTCTTCAAGCAAACAGGCAACTACAGCAAGAGCTTTGTTTCAC CTGTTAAGTCAGCTGAGAAGTCAACCCCAGAACTG ACAAGGTCACCGAGCAAAGCTGCTGGCATGTTTTCTGGGACGCAGGATAAATGTGCTACTTGTGGTAAAACAGCTTATCCACTGGAGAAG GTGACAGTGGAGAATCAAAGTTACCACAAGTCTTGCTTCAAGTGTTGTCATGGAGGATGCTCTCTATCTCCATCGAACTATGCGGCACTGGACGGAAATTTATACTGTAAACCTCATTTTTCCCAGCTATTCAAAGAAAAAGGAAGCTACAACCACTTGATCAAGTCTGCGTCAATTAAACGCCCCACAGCCGTTGCTCCCGATTCTTGA
- the LOC142534220 gene encoding putative sugar phosphate/phosphate translocator At3g11320, protein MSAMKSSGRFFTIGLVSAWYSSNIGVLLLNKYLLSNYGFRFPIFLTMCHMTACSLLSYIAIVWMKMVPMQTIRSRVQFMKISALSLIFCASVVSGNVSLKYLPVSFNQAIGATTPFFTAVFAYLMTLKREAWLTYVTLIPVVTGVVIASGGEPSFHLFGFIMCVGATAARALKSVVQGILLSSEGEKLNSMNLLLYMAPIAVVLLLPATLAMEENVVGITLALAREDLRIIWLLLFNSALAYFVNLTNFLVTKHTSALTLQVLGNAKGAVAVVISILIFKNPVSVTGMLGYTLTVMGVILYSEAKKRSK, encoded by the exons ATGTCCGCGATGAAATCCTCGGGCCGATTTTTCACAATCGGATTGGTGTCGGCATGGTATTCCTCCAACATTGGGGTTTTGTTATTGAACAAGTACTTGTTGAGCAATTACGGGTTCAGGTTTCCGATTTTCTTGACGATGTGCCACATGACTGCCTGCTCATTGCTCAGCTACATCGCAATCGTGTGGATGAAGATGGTTCCGATGCAGACGATAAGATCTAGGGTTCAGTTTATGAAGATTTCGGCTCTTAGCTTGATTTTCTGCGCGTCGGTGGTTAGTGGGAATGTTTCGCTCAAGTATTTGCCTGTTAGCTTTAATCAGGCGATTGGGGCAACCACGCCTTTCTTCACGGCAGTGTTTGCGTATTTAATGACGCTGAAACGAGAGGCATGGTTGACTTACGTGACGTTGATTCCAGTTGTTACCGGAGTGGTCATTGCTAGCGGG GGCGAACCGAGTTTCCATTTGTTTGGATTTATTATGTGCGTTGGTGCGACAGCTGCAAGGGCACTTAAATCAGTGGTTCAGGGAATTTTGCTTTCATCTGAAGG GGAAAAACTTAACTCTATGAATCTGCTTCTGTACATGGCTCCTATTGCTGTCGTACTTCTACTTCCTGCAACACTcgctatggaagaaaatgtagtgGGCATCACATTGGCACTCGCAAGAGAGGATCTAAGAATTATTTGGTTGCTGCTATTCAATTCTGCACTTGCATATTTTGTAAATTTGACCAATTTTTTGGTCACAAAGCACACCAGTGCCCTTACTCTTCAG GTCCTTGGAAATGCTAAAGGGGCAGTAGCAGTGGTAATTTCCATCTTGATATTTAAGAATCCCGTCTCTGTTACTGGAATGCTCGGGTATACTCTGACAGTGATGGGTGTCATCCTCTATAGTGAAGCCAAGAAGCGAAGTAAATGA